In Tachysurus fulvidraco isolate hzauxx_2018 chromosome 9, HZAU_PFXX_2.0, whole genome shotgun sequence, the sequence AGCTTTATAATGCAAATACGGAAGAAAGCCGTAAAACACTTCCTAAAGTCTAAATCAGGGTTGTAGTTTTTACAAGATTACAAGTTACGTAGGTTagcagaataaatgaataaactatCAAGACTTTAAAATTTTTCGTCTGTATAAACAAGCTGATGCTAACCAACAGTTACATCAGGTTACACACAATTAGCAACATCTGAACAGCTTGCTAAAATGCTagtcttttattttctgttgctgGTGGGTAAATTATTAgcaaataacacattaaatggtgtttaatatttaactgaCAAAACAAAGAACTAAAAGAACAGTAACTATTGCTAATTGTGCAGTTTCTGTTCAGAATTAAAgatgattaaattaaaaaaaggtttaaagtaAGAAAATCTTAAAGTCTGAGGTAAACCTGAGGTAGATATAAGGAAAGTCTAGGGTAATCTGAGGTAGATTTAAGGTATGTCTTGGATAAATTTGAGGAAAGTCTGATATAATGCTGAGGTACACTGAGGTACGTTTTAGGTAAATCTGTAGGAAGTCTGATGCAAGTCTGAGATAAATCTGAGCTAAACCTGAGGAATATTTGAGGTAAATCTGAGGTAAAAATCAAACATCTGAGCTAAACCTGAGGAATATTTGAGGCAAATCTGAGGTAAAATCAAACATCTGAGGTAAACTGAGTTACTTAGGGCAAACCTAAGGTAAAATTGAGGAATATGTGAGGTAAATCTGAGGAATATCTGAGGTAAATCTAAGGTAACTAACAAGTTTTGAATGAAGTATGAATTGTACTGATGGCCACATGACCCCTTAATGTACATCTTacatgtatatctatatataaactCAAAAATCTCCAAAAGCTTTAAATAATTGATCATAATCATAAACCACACCTTCTAAAGATCAAAGTTGTTAAAATCAAGGAAAGAAAcgattaaagtttttatttaaaaaagacgcTATCTATCTAActctgacatactgtacacagctaCGAGGAATAGTATGTAGTAGACAGCAGACACTGCACACATGACACAGTTCATGTTTCCTGTTTTAGTTCAGTTAATGTTCTTCAGCATGGCGTGAGAGCGCCCTCAGGTGGTCACTCTTCCTTTTAATAAATGACGACAACAACCGACAACTGGggctccaaaagtattggagcCCCATACACACCTTCAGAGCTGCTGTCTGATTGGCTGTCGGCTAAGAAGTCGGAAAATGGTTCTGCTGGCCCGATGAGCTCGGAACCGTCCTGAACTTCTCCGTCctggacaacacacacacacacacacaagcaaacaaacaaacaaacaaacaaaaaaaaatgtataaagctACCTTATACACCGatggtgtgtttactgtgaaAGCCTATAGTGTGAAACTAGAATGCAGGAAGTCAGTGAAGCataaccatgtgtgtgtgtgtgtgtgtatgtgtgtgtgtgtgtgtgagaaacagagaaaccATACGGGTGTACCTAATCTTGCTCTGTCCGTAAGGGAGTGTATCTTCAAGAATTTCATGAGTGGAACAAATGAGTCCTATGGTATTTGTCTGTGACCAAGTTCATGAGTGTGTGGTCACATAACAGCAAACCTCATGTTCAAATgagtttctgtatgtgtgtgtgtgtgtgtgtgtgtgtgtgtgtgtgtgtgtgtgtgtgtgtgtgtgtgtgcgcgcatgggtgtaaatttcatttaacagtaggggggggacaataaatataaaatttctcatgagcaatttttgaaggggaggggcacaaataatagtctaattgtacttataaagattacTATTGTAGCACGGAGGCGTCTTTAtgattattttcagtttttcttcaaagaaaataaaactatcataaaaaaaatcacaacaataaaaacaaggaattaaaaagggttaaaggttacagtgcactatgcaacaagctattgtaaacaagctaacgttagctagctattgtaaacaagctaacgttaactagataagtattTGAAAAGATAAGTAttgaaaattacatcggtaaccagaatttttgccgcaactaatttatgaatgaatctgcatcaacgACTTTACAGAGAATCGCTTTATGTAAAGTgtataaaatcccctacttaatggagtttaacattaactgagccgcagccacacacctgactcgtgtgtgaagagtaggtgagatgaaccactgtgaggaaggggaggggaaggggaactcaactgtttctaaatgcagtttttgcgttttttttctacttacacaattatttaggtatacatacatatatttttcacaatagggagtgcaatattttttaaataattttttttggggggggcaaTCCTTGGATGTGGGAGGGAGGGGCATGTCCCCCCCATCCTCCCCGGGATTTacacccatgtgtgtgtgtatgttataccTTAAAGAAGTCCTGTATATACTGGCTAGCATAAAGAGCAGGAATATTAGCGCTGAACTGTAACAGATCCTCTGAACACTGCCTCCTCTCCTCAATCACAGACTCATCAAACCtgcctggacacacacacacacacacacacacacaatattgtgtGTAATTACACTTAATTTTCAAATGGACACTgaagaaacaaataaagactAGAAACCATGTAAACAAGCGactgtaaaattattttaaaaatcatagtgggtattttgtaaatttaaaaagtgaccatttttttatttaatttttcattaatGACACAAATGATATCCTTCTTGACATTTTCTTACTTCTTACATCAAGAGAAAAGCCTTATTTTACCATAACATTTGGGAAGAGCAGAAATTTTGACGCTCTTCGACAGAACACGGGCAGACGTTTGAAgaaaatcttttctttattgaaataaaaaacaagtaaaCGAATAAACAGACTTTCACCAAACATAACTCGAGATACAATAAACATTCCAGACCTCCTGACTTTCCTGGTTTGAATAATCACTTCAAATCCACTTCAATGTGACGATACAACATTGTTAACGTAATCGGTCAGGTCACTGTAAGCTTTTTATCATGTAATGTGATAAAcctgtaatataatgtaatacaccTGTAATAGATCACGAAGTGTGACATGTAACCGTGGAAATCTTACCGAAGACTTTGGACTTAGCGAACGGAGGGAAGAGCTCCGACTGTCTGTAGAGGTTTTTGTGGATCTGCCACAGATCTTTGTGCAGCTTCTTGAAGTCGCTGTAGCGCTTCCACACCGTGatctgcactcacacacacacacagacatagacgaTGTCTGGTCTCACCTTTAACtttcatcattttcttttcGTTCATCATGTAGAGAAATCCCGACCCTCACCCCTCCTCCCTTCTCATTCCCAAGAGCCAATCATATGTGAAGGAATTCCAACATAATCCAATATTGAGCAAAATCAGGATTAACAGCAAGGTGGAGATTCaagcaagaaaacaaacacatgcactggctgaggtgtgtgaggtgtgtgtgtgcacatgtgtgtgtggtgtgtgtgtgtgtgtgggtgctgaTCCTTTTTTAGGCTGCACCAAGGCTCTAAATGAGATCATgccagtgtgtttgtgtgtgtgtgtgtgtgcatgtattgatgtatgtgtactgatgtgtgtgtttactgatgTGTATCGATGTATGTGCACtgatgagcgtgtgtgtgcgtgtgtgtgtgggtgtccaAAGACcaatttttcatttgttaaaagCTTTCAGCTGGACTCTAGACTCTTCTTCTTAAACACAGATTCTGTAACTGAGTATTTGCAAGTTTGTCTGAATTTTAAAACAGGCGATTGAGTTTCTGAAGGGATCGTTTGATCAGAGACACATCACAATGCTcacctctgattggtcagaatgtgttaATTACTACTGATAAAATGACTCAGCTCTCCTACTCCtacatgttaatgtttttatagtaacaaagttctttttttttttttttgccctttacactatttctgtaaagagatgtttatttcacattaacggaaggagtctcctgtTTCAGCGCTTTGGAACAAACGGTACGATTTATTTACCTtaagacagagaaaaataataataataagcgaGAACAACTGGAAAGATAAACTGAGGGTTTGTTGTTCACTCAACTCTGTTAGTATGAGTCCTAAAGAGTGTTTTCACTTCATTCTGTCCTGAAGGTTTGCACTCATTTGTTATAAAATGACAAGAACAACATGAGATGCTAAAAGCTTGATatgaattcataaaaaaaaaatactgaaaaagagaacacacaaacacctaaacagacaaacacactacacagtgacacacacacatacatgaacgcACAAAATTACACACTTAGACCAACACaccccaaaacaaaaaagtgcacaaccaccaaaacacacacaccaagacacaAAAGCTCATAGAAACACACCTACATACAATAACACTCACTATcacaccccgacacacacactaacacaatatcatatttaaatagaaatcgAATAGTAATTCTAATTTGTTGTCATTCTAGAAGTGATCTCACCTCCTGTACGTCTTCAGGATTCTTCCTTGAAATGATCTGGAAAAGGTACAGAGAATTAAATCAGTCATGAAGGTCCATGAAGGTGAAAAGTGCTCTCTGAGTTCAAATGACTCCAGTACCTACTGGAGTGAAAATATCATCTGTGATggataaaagaataaagaatgaatTTTTATTAGATGTGTGCGGCCATAAGTTTGCCTCTTAGTCAGGacactgtgctctgtgtgtgtgtgtgtgggtgtgtgtgtaaaactgggaaGGGGATATGAGGAACTGAACAATGATGACTTTATGTGCAttgagttcacacacacacacacacacacacacacacacacacacacacacacagtgaattgCGTTCTGTGTACTGTACCATACATAgagaagaagataaaaaaaatagatagatagatagatagatagatagatagatagatagatagatagatagatagatagatagatatcatataaattataaaatattattatatatttaatatttattaagtcacatggtgtgtttactgcttctggttgttgtgtttattgtatGTCTCGGTAGCAGGTCATGTGATCGGCTTCTCCGTCTTCACCGGACAACAAGATCTCAGAGGGAGATGGAAAGAGTCTCACTAATGAACACACCTGAGGACTGCTCCAGAAAGTCGGCATTACACGacctaaactcctcccaaatcTTTAAAGCGTGAATCGAGTGTTTACTGTGAACTTTATCATAAAACCGAGACGTGATCAATAACGATAGCGGCAAAGACAAACACAGTGTAAGGACGTTTTCCCTCCTGGAAGAGtacaaaaactgcatttagcaaaaaaatttaaataaataaataaataaataaataaataaataaacaaataaacaaacaaacaaacaaacaaacaaacaaacaaacaaacaaacaaggagCCTGggatgcaggaaaaaaaaaaaaagactggttAAATCTAATTACAGTatctcaaataatcactctcacaacagtggtgagcagaaaagagcTCCAGAAACACACATGTTGAGGCGGAAGAGCTACATCATTATAAATGTGATTACAGTAATGATCTGAGGTTAAAACCTAATTACTCATTTGTGTGATatgatatttaaaacaaacacgtGATTTACATGTCGCATGAGATAACCTCAAGCAGTGTTTTATAAACAGTTTGGTTTTGGAATAATTGGCAACAGAACAGGCTTTTGTTATGATTTTGTAGCTCTGGAGTTGGATGTTTTCCAGATGTTCCACCAAAGCTATTTATTATTGCACTCTGGCTACAAATATTGCCCTCTGAGGTCAAAACATTACACCATTAAAAATTACACTATACACAAATTTAAACGTTTAATAAATCATATAATTCATATATACACTTTTGGCCATGACTATATATacaaaagtgttggcacccctgAAATTCTTCCAGACAATTAaagtatttctcacagaaaagtatTGCAATTACACATTTTGCTATACAcgtgtttatttcctttgtgtgtattaaaacaacacaaaaaaaacagagtaaaaAGCAAATTTCACATAATTTCACACGTAACTCCAAAAATGAGCCggacaaaattgttggcacccttaatttaatatttggttgcacatcctttggaaaaaataactgaaatcaaTCACTTCCTATAACCATCATTAAGCTTCTTAAACCTCTCACCCAGGAATTTTGGACCACTCTTCCTTTTGCAAATTGCTCCAGGTCTCTCATATTGGGCGTCTTTTCCCAACAGCAATTTTAAGATCTCTCCACAAGTGTTCAATGCGATTTAGATCTGGACTCATTGCTGGCCACTTCAGAACTCTCCAGCGCTTTATTGCCATCCATTTCTGGGTGCTTTTTGAATTATGTTcggggtcattgtcctgctggaagACCCATGATCTCGGACACAAAcccagctttctgacactgggcCCTACATTGAGACAAAATCCTAATCCTCAGAATTCATGATGCCTTGCACACAGTCATAGGCACcaaaacaaccccaaaacatCTTTGAACCTCCACCATAtgactgtatgtactgtgttcTTTTCATTCCGTTTTTGGTAAACAGTCGAATGATGTGCTTTACCAAAAAAACtctatcttggtctcatctgtCCACAAGACATTTTCCCAGAAGCATTTTGGCTTACTTGCGTACATTTTGGCAAACTAAAGTCTTCCTTTTTATGTCTCTGTGTCAGCACTGGGGTCCTCCTGGGTCTCCTGCCATagtgtttcatttcattcaaatgtgGACGGATAATTCACGCTTACACTGATGCACCCTGAGCCTGCAGGACAGCTTGAATTTATTTGGAACTTGTTTGGGGCTGATTATCCACCATCCTGACTATCCTACGTTGCAACCTTTTATCGATTTTTCTCTTCCGTCCACGTCCAGGGAGATTAGATACAGTGCCATGGGTTGCAATCTTCTCAATCATATTGCGCACTGTGGACAAAGGAACATCTAGATCTCTGGAGATGGACTTGTAACCTTgagattgttgatatttttccaCAATTTTGGTTCTCAAGTCCTCTGAcagttttcttctcctctttctgttcTCCATGCTTAGtgtggcacacacagacactcaatGCAAAGACTGAGTCACAGTCACAAAGACTTCTCTCCTTTTTATCTGCTATCAGTGATTTTTAAATTGCCCACACCTGTTACTTGCCCCCCTAACCCCCCAAActtatttatccacaattttgaaagggtgccaataattttgtctgGCCCATTTTGGgatttttgtgtgaaattatgtCAAATATGTCAaactttttcctctgttttttttttgtgtatgtgttgtttgaatacacacaaaggaaatagACATGTGTATAGCAAAACATGTGTAATGTGGGAAAATTTcaggggtgccaacacttttgaCCTtgactgtatgtatatatgtatatatacacacatatatatgatGAAATTACGagcatatattatatattctctataaaataaagcaacattaaagtaaacaatattaaaaaccCTGCCTTTATTAGTGGCAAGATATTTCTCTACCCGTATTCAGACAAATCCCGCCTTCTTCATAGCGATTGGCTAACAACCGCACTTACACACCGCTTATTCAATCCTAATTCAGAAAACGTATACTTCTAACCAATCACCGAGCAAAAGGCGGGATTTGTCAGAAAATGAGTAGGTAAAATAATACAACAGCATAAACAGAATCGGTTGCCACAAATCATCTGACATCTGCATTAAATCTGATTAGCAATACAAGAccaagatgaatcgattccggTCAATTACTGACTCTACCAAAGTCAGCGTAATCCTTCTGGATTATTCTGTGTTGCTGTTAGATGTATAAACACAGTATAAACAGAGGGACTCACCCTTGCAGTGACTTTATAAACGGTGTATCCCTTTTGGTGCTTTTTCGGGTCTGTAACGGTATAAAATCGAGCCAGTTCGCCTCTTTCCCTCTGCGATATCATCCTGATTAAGGCATGGCAGCCAGCCTGCAGCAAGCCACCCTCCTGTCACCTGCTGAAAATGAAAGGAAGgtaataaagaaaacagaagaatcCAGGCGGAAGTGAGGAAATCTCGCGAGATTTCAAAATAGTAGTCTCTAGCAATATTAATCGGTTTTCTTGTAGTAATAtcagttgtgttgttgttgttttgtgtgtgtgtgtgtgtgtgtgtgtgtgtgtgtgtgtgtgtgtgtgtgtgtgtgtgtgtagtgcttgttatttatatgtataaaagTAGCATccataaataatacatatatagatAGAGAACTTCATCAAAGATTAATAATAACCATGTTATTATTTGTTATGCTTTGTTatcaaacaaagaaaatgtttttgattAGTTTATAGTTCACTCGcagataagataagacaagataagaaaataaaataaatataagacgagataatataagataagataatataAGGTAAGACAATATGATATAAGACgagataatataatataaggtAAGACAAGATAAAATAAGGTAAAACAAGATAATACAAtataagataagacaagatcATTTaagataatatttattatattatcttCTCTTATCTTGTCTTCTCTTATATGATCTTGTCTTACCTTATATTATCTTGTTTTACCTTATATTATCTCGTCTTATATTATATTGTCTTACCTTATATTATCTTAAGATAATATAAGgtaagacaagacaaaatatgATAATATAAGATAAGAATGGAGAGgaattaacgtagctgctgttcataatattagcaagcactagatatggatttggtcagatgtattcagatgtattagagcacaatattatgggatgtattatgtgtacacctgagtaaagtgatgagtttttaatctacatttaaactgggagagtgtgtctgggtgtgtttgggagctaaatacaaaaacactctACACCTTTAGTAGACAGATATTGTGGGAACTGccagaagtcctgagtgttGTGAAGACTGGTTAGATACATGGGGGATAAATAAAAGCACACTTTAAAGCACTTTGGTGTGATCACTTTGGATCTGGATCACTAGGATCAGTAAAAAGGACTGGAATGTGGGCGTGGTTATGGAGAAGCCACGCCCTATGGTGTTTGCGTCACTGTCTGTTTTcaccagctgtggagaaaatgGCCGCCACGGCGATGGAAGGGGCTGCGGTCGATGCGCGCGTCAGCGAGGCGAAAAAGCACGAATACTTCAGCTCGATCAACTCCATGGCCAGGAAGATCATGCAGGAAAGAGAGAAGATTAAGGAGACGTACGGCTCGGCTTGGGAGGACATGTCGCCGACCGAACAGGACTCAGCTATCGACGACGGGATGATGGAGCCGAAGGTCCGCGCTCGGTACGCGATGCACCGGACGGACCGCGAACAAGTGGTTTGTTATCCGAAAATGTTGATCCAAACCGGCCAGAAAATCGTCCACTTCGGAGAGGAGGTCGGTATGACTGTTACTTTGGgtcgtgtttgtttgtttgtttatttgtttgtgtcgAGTTTCTTTGCGGTTTGACAGCTTGATGCCGTCGGTCGTATCTCAATTCCCTTAGCAGTAGACATGAAGTGCACTCCGTAGGGTGCACTAGTTATTATTTAGATGCCCTAGATAGGGCGCTTATGTAGTGATACTGTTGAAATTTGGAATTAAACCGCAACAGagtgctggaaaaaaaatagtgatttattttatcgctttgttttcttgtgttttgtttgtttgtttgtttattattcatttatttattttgctgggCTGTGATTTAGCTtgacattggaacgaatgcaaCTTGGAACGAATCTATTTAAGTTTTAGGTGTAATTATATATCTTAAGtataacattttctttctttccttctttcttttccaggATCTCACTTGGCAGGATGAACATTCTGCACCCTTTTCTTGGGAGACCAAAGTATGTAGGTCGCCGctactaaaaataaacagtctGGCCCACGTCGTATGTAGTTCttgcaaacattttttctttctttctttctttctctccaccaCACAGAGTCAACTGGAATTTAGTATGATCGCAGGTGCTCTGGAGTCcacgtcgtcgtcgtcgtccgTGATCGAATCCAAACCCAAAATATCTCAGAGCAGCAAGCTTCCGGGGATCGAGGGCTCGGGACAGGTGCGGCGTGATGAGGAGTCATCTTTCTGGAAGCTGAGTGCTGAGAGGTCACGTCTGGAGGGCGAGAAGGCAGACTTCCAGTCACTCACGCCCAGTCAGATAAAGTCGatggagaaaggagagaagcCGCTGCCTTTGTACCTGAGGTCTGAATCCAGGGAAGGACAGGAACCTGCAGCACCACGTCCCATGAAACCGAGAGTGTCTAAACCtccagctcctcctcctcctgctcccaTCAGCATGAACCCGGCACCTCTTAGTGTTACCCCAGCGGCTCTGAGCGTGACGCAGGCACCTCTGAACGTGAACCCGGCATCTCTCAGTGTTACCCCGGCGGCTCTGAGCGTGACCCAGGCACCTCTCAGTGTTACCCCGGCGGCTCTGAGCGTGACCCAAGCACCTCTTAGTGTTACCCCTGCGGCTCGGAACATGACGAAGGCACCTCTGAGCGTTACACCGACACCTCTGAACTTGAACCCAGCACCCGCCGCACCACTAGGAGGCTGGGAAAGAGCTCAGAGCACCCTGCCATCCGTCAGCAGCACTCTAGATGACGTGTTCAGTCCCGGTTTGGGTCCGAAAACACCGTTTGAGTCAAccaaagacagagaaaaggaCGACAGCGTGCAATCTGGAAGCCCTGCATTTTCACAAGTAAATCCAAACAGACAAACATATTACAAGCCAATTAGTGTCACGTTTCTCATTCATTATTTAAGGGATACTTAGTGGTGGACTGTTATTAGGAAGTAtgttgtgatgaagcagagttactgctACCACCCTGAAGAGGGTTATTGTCCTGTAACAGCACTCGCTGAAGTGGTTTATTCGACGTTAtatctttgttaaataaaccaGATAGATTAGTTATCCTTTGTTACATAACGACATCTTTATAAATCAGGTTATTATTAGACCTGATAAAAAAGCTACTTAAAGGTAGAGCACTTTTTTTAGTCTTTGAAACTTACAAAGTCTTATGAATTAGAATTGctgtaatgctttttttttcttctttcattgGGGAAACTCCATTCCACAGCCAGCGttcactttctttttaaaaacctcTCCTCCCTTTTCTCTGTTGCAGTACAACACGAGCAGCAGCATCCTGAAGACCGGCTTTGACTTTCTGGACAACTGGTAACGTCGGGAAACGTGACCTCAGGCAGCGGCTCCGTTCCAGACAACAGGACTTCGACCATCCCACAAACACATGACAAAACcgttacagaaaaaaaacccacatctTAGAAACCTTAGTAAAGCTACAATTGGCATATCGTAGAGCTAAACTGCTGTTGCATGTCGATTAATCAGCGTTACAACAATTTAGAGAATAGTTTGGGCAAAATATTTCCGCTTACTACTTAAGAAACGTTTGGTGTGTGAATTTCGCTTTCTTTATTTTGCATTAAAACTAAAACGGCTAAAGTAATGGAAACATCTAGCGACCAGTTCCGCATAAAATCATTCcatttataatataaactaatttaataatgctctcaaagAGCTATCATGACgctagcttttttatttatcagccATGTAGGTTTGTTTCCTccgcaaaacaaaacaagctcaTCTCAGACACCAAAATTACGGCTTTTCCGATTTATTCTGTCCAAAGTActctttaaatgaaatgaaatgaaatgaaatcaacTTTCAGTTCTTATCAGTAAATCTCTGAAGAAATACTTTGTACCGGTTGTAGCTTTCAAGTTAGCAAATGAGTCGTAAACGTACGAATGTATTCGCAATACAGCAATAACACAAAGGTAGTGATGAATCTGGACAGGACAATAAAGTCTGcaagttttcttttccttttttattcgtTAATCAGACCTGAGTACTAGTGCTACGATGCTTTAGACGGTAGTTGCTGAATTTTAAAACGAAgatgatgagagagaaaaaaaaaggtgcattTTACACTACAGTGGTTTTCTAGACTTTTTTGATAAACTGCCTGTCATTTTGTCATCATGTGTCTTGTCATGATCATGTATTGCTCACGTGTGACCTGTGTTCAGTAATGTATTTATAAGGTCTCAAACCGATTCCCCTCTTTTTGTCTTCCTTTCACATTCTTTGCATAACACGtatcattaaaagaaaaaaaactgtcagtGCTGTATCGTTTGCGAGTCGGCTCTCTGATTCGGTTGTTTGTTCGAGACCCGACACACGTATATTATTgaatttttataa encodes:
- the c9h1orf198 gene encoding uncharacterized protein C1orf198 homolog isoform X2, with the protein product MAATAMEGAAVDARVSEAKKHEYFSSINSMARKIMQEREKIKETYGSAWEDMSPTEQDSAIDDGMMEPKVRARYAMHRTDREQVVCYPKMLIQTGQKIVHFGEEDLTWQDEHSAPFSWETKSQLEFSMIAGALESTSSSSSVIESKPKISQSSKLPGIEGSGQVRRDEESSFWKLSAERSRLEGEKADFQSLTPSQIKSMEKGEKPLPLYLRSESREGQEPAAPRPMKPRVSKPPAPPPPAPISMNPAPLSVTPAALSVTQAPLNVNPASLSVTPAALSVTQAPLSVTPAALSVTQAPLSVTPAARNMTKAPLSVTPTPLNLNPAPAAPLGGWERAQSTLPSVSSTLDDVFSPGLGPKTPFESTKDREKDDSVQSGSPAFSQYNTSSSILKTGFDFLDNW
- the c9h1orf198 gene encoding uncharacterized protein C1orf198 homolog isoform X1 — its product is MAATAMEGAAVDARVSEAKKHEYFSSINSMARKIMQEREKIKETYGSAWEDMSPTEQDSAIDDGMMEPKVRARYAMHRTDREQVVCYPKMLIQTGQKIVHFGEEDLTWQDEHSAPFSWETKSQLEFSMIAGALESTSSSSSVIESKPKISQSSKLPGIEGSGQVRRDEESSFWKLSAERSRLEGEKADFQSLTPSQIKSMEKGEKPLPLYLRSESREGQEPAAPRPMKPRVSKPPAPPPPAPISMNPAPLSVTPAALSVTQAPLNVNPASLSVTPAALSVTQAPLSVTPAALSVTQAPLSVTPAARNMTKAPLSVTPTPLNLNPAPAAPLGGWERAQSTLPSVSSTLDDVFSPGLGPKTPFESTKDREKDDSVQSGSPAFSQPAFTFFLKTSPPFSLLQYNTSSSILKTGFDFLDNW